The following proteins are co-located in the Chloroflexota bacterium genome:
- a CDS encoding fumarylacetoacetate hydrolase family protein: MKLVTFELDNKSRLGAVSGENIVPLDAVAPTMLALIDAGKLAEAQHIAALARETISLDRVRLLAPIPRPRKNIFALGRNYGEHAKESAGARGAAISPPVVFTKAPTTVNAPFGDIVIDPDVSVQIDWEVELGVVIGKRARKVRQADALDYVFGYTIINDVTARDLQDRTSQFFIGKSVDGYCPMGPWIVTADEIPDPQTLSLRCRVNNLVKQDGHTRDMIYSVAFTIAELSRTLTLEPGDIITTGTPAGVGFARKPPEFLKPGDVLESEIEHIGVIRNRVIGV; encoded by the coding sequence ATGAAACTAGTTACGTTCGAACTCGACAACAAGTCGCGCCTCGGCGCGGTGAGCGGCGAGAATATCGTACCGCTCGATGCCGTCGCGCCGACAATGCTCGCGTTGATTGACGCGGGCAAACTCGCCGAGGCGCAACACATCGCGGCGCTCGCGCGCGAAACGATTTCGCTCGATCGCGTGCGCCTGCTCGCACCGATTCCACGTCCGCGCAAAAATATCTTTGCGCTCGGACGCAACTATGGCGAGCACGCAAAAGAATCCGCCGGCGCGCGCGGCGCGGCGATCAGCCCACCGGTCGTCTTCACCAAAGCGCCGACGACGGTCAACGCGCCGTTCGGCGACATAGTGATTGATCCCGACGTGTCCGTCCAAATTGATTGGGAAGTCGAACTCGGCGTCGTCATCGGTAAACGCGCGCGCAAGGTTCGCCAAGCGGACGCACTCGATTACGTGTTCGGGTACACGATCATCAACGATGTGACCGCGCGCGATTTGCAGGATCGCACGAGCCAATTCTTTATCGGCAAATCGGTGGACGGCTATTGCCCGATGGGTCCGTGGATCGTCACCGCGGACGAGATTCCCGATCCGCAAACCCTGAGTCTGCGTTGCCGCGTCAACAACCTCGTCAAGCAAGACGGTCACACGCGCGATATGATCTACTCGGTCGCGTTCACCATCGCGGAATTATCACGCACGCTCACGCTCGAACCGGGCGACATCATCACGACCGGCACGCCCGCCGGCGTTGGCTTTGCGCGCAAACCGCCGGAATTCTTGAAACCGGGCGACGTACTCGAAAGTGAAATCGAACACATCGGCGTGATTCGCAATCGCGTGATCGGGGTCTAG